A stretch of Pangasianodon hypophthalmus isolate fPanHyp1 chromosome 9, fPanHyp1.pri, whole genome shotgun sequence DNA encodes these proteins:
- the hprt1l gene encoding hypoxanthine phosphoribosyltransferase 1, like, translated as MACSYLEIDDEDKGYALSLFCIPKHYEEDLDSVIIPNGLIKDRTERLARDIVRDMGAQHIVALCVLKGGYTFFADLLDYIKALNQNSDKSVPLTVDFIRLKSYSNDQSTNSVKVIGGDELTALTGKNVLVVEDIIETGKTMETLLTLLNDCQPKMVKVASLLVKRTPRSSGYRPDYFGFEVPDKFLVGYALDYNEYFRDLNHICILSDQAKEKYKV; from the exons atggcctgCTCCTATTTAGAG ATAGATGATGAGGACAAAGGGTATGCACTGAGCCTCTTTTGTATACCCAAACACTACGAAGAGGACTTGGACAGTGTTATCATTCCCAATGGTCTCATAAAGGATAG gACAGAGCGCTTGGCCAGAGATATTGTTCGTGATATGGGAGCACAACATATTGTGGCCCTGTGCGTGCTGAAAGGAGGGTATACATTCTTTGCAGACCTGCTGGATTACATTAAGGCACTGAATCAGAACAGTGACAAGTCTGTGCCGCTGACCGTGGATTTCATTAGGCTAAAGAGCTACTCC aaCGACCAGTCGACAAACTCTGTAAAGGTTATTGGAGGGGACGAGTTAACTGCTCTCACTGGAAAG AATGTGCTTGTGGTCGAG GATATTATAGAGACTGGGAAGACAATGGAAACTCTGCTGACGTTATTAAATGACTGTCAACCCAAGATGGTGAAAGTGGCCAG CCTACTTGTGAAAAGGACACCAAGAAGCTCAGGATATCGTCCTGATT ACTTTGGTTTTGAGGTTCCTGATAAATTCCTGGTGGGATATGCTCTAGACTACAACGAATATTTCAGGGATTTGAAT cACATCTGTATACTAAGTGACCAGGCAAAAGAAAAGTACAAAGTATGA